From one Gracilinanus agilis isolate LMUSP501 chromosome 5, AgileGrace, whole genome shotgun sequence genomic stretch:
- the LOC123248929 gene encoding olfactory receptor 6C2-like, which yields MRNNTGMMLFILQGLTDDPQLKVLIFIFLFFTYILSIIGNMIIIILTLMDTHLKTPMYFFLRNFSYLEVAFTTSYIPRYLYSLSTGDNTITYNACCAQIFFVILLGATEFFLLATMSYDRYVAICKPLHYITIMNNKVCNQLLLSSWLAGLMIIIPPISLGLQLEFCDYNVIDHFGCDAFPILKIACSDTQFIEKMILIFAVLTLIITLFLVFLSYVYILRTVLKFPSAEQRKKAFSTCSSHMIVVSITYGSCIFIYIKPSAKEGVALNKAVTVLTTSVAPVMNPLIYALRNEQVIQAFKDSAKKIFFLSKQ from the coding sequence ATGAGAAACAATACAGGGATGATGTTATTCATCCTTCAAGGACTAACAGATGATCCACAGCTAAAGGTTCTGATTTTCATCTTcctattttttacatatattttgagTATAATTGGGAATATGATCATAATCATCCTCACCTTGATGGATACACATCTTAAGACACCAATGTATTTTTTCCTTCGAAACTTTTCATATTTAGAAGTGGCATTCACAACTTCCTATATTCCCAGATATCTCTACAGCTTGTCAACTGGAGACAACACCATTACCTATAATGCTTGCTGTGCCCAGATATTTTTTGTCATCCTTCTTGGGGCAACCGAATTTTTTCTTCTGGCTACCATGTCCTATGACCGTTATGTGGCCATCTGCAAACCTCTGCACTATATAACCATCATGAACAACAAAGTCTGTAATCAGCTCCTCTTGAGTTCCTGGCTGGCTGGGTTGATGATCATCATTCCACCAATTAGTCTGGGCCTCCAATTAGAATTCTGTGACTACAATGTTATTGATCATTTTGGTTGTGATGCATTTCCCATATTAAAGATTGCATGCTCAGACACACAATTCATAGAAAAGATGATTTTGATCTTTGCTGTATTGACACTCATTATTACTTTGTTCTTAGTATTTTTATCCTATGTATACATTCTCAGGACAGTTCTGAAATTCCCCTCAgctgaacaaagaaaaaaagctttttccACTTGTTCTTCTCACATGATTGTTGTCTCCATCACCTATGGCAGCTGCATCTTCATCTATATCAAACCTTCTGCAAAAGAAGGGGTAGCTTTGAATAAGGCAGTGACAGTGCTCACAACTTCAGTTGCTCCTGTTATGAACCCCTTAATTTATGCCCTAAGAAATGAGCAAGTGATACAAGCTTTTAAGGACTCagctaaaaagattttttttctttcaaagcaaTAA